From the Comamonas odontotermitis genome, one window contains:
- a CDS encoding GGDEF domain-containing protein → MVSVALMWLMVGMTALSAVTSIVVLGRKGWRKGLGAVALAMLLVGLLAAVQMLSPPAARWSGLLVSCLFSAVLGCLVMALRQFRQLDTDWRWLMLAPAAVLPLGSLTLGAELAPVLLYAMHAVFAIQLGWLALELWRMRALRLGTGYRMLCVALGVFLAGVLYLQCGPSQGLPQEAAPMEQPLLWYWARTALNVVVMLLLTLGFMRMVQDRREARSRRAALRDPLTRMLNRRALVRALEHCIKDAGRQAHPLALLLIDVDHFKRVNDTHGHISGDKVLRHVSRVLASNVRSDVYLGRFGGEEFVIVCPGTGMEEAQILAERLILAVRSSSVLIKGHALQVTVSIGGFAGAVGAHTPWETLLEAADSAMYRAKASGRNCVVMHRQLPVPPAESSTPLWRESRA, encoded by the coding sequence TTGGTAAGTGTTGCGCTGATGTGGCTGATGGTGGGAATGACCGCCTTGTCGGCGGTGACCTCTATTGTCGTGCTGGGGCGCAAGGGCTGGCGCAAGGGCCTGGGGGCAGTGGCGCTGGCCATGCTGCTGGTGGGCTTGCTGGCCGCTGTGCAGATGCTGTCGCCACCGGCGGCACGGTGGAGCGGCCTGCTGGTCAGTTGCCTGTTCAGTGCCGTGCTGGGCTGCCTCGTCATGGCGCTGCGCCAGTTTCGCCAACTCGACACCGATTGGCGCTGGCTCATGCTGGCGCCTGCCGCTGTCTTGCCGCTTGGCAGCCTGACGCTGGGGGCAGAGCTGGCACCTGTGCTGCTCTATGCCATGCACGCAGTGTTTGCCATTCAACTGGGCTGGCTGGCGCTGGAATTGTGGCGCATGCGGGCTTTGCGCCTGGGCACTGGTTACCGCATGCTGTGTGTGGCGCTGGGGGTTTTCCTGGCTGGCGTGCTCTATCTGCAATGCGGGCCTAGCCAAGGTCTGCCGCAGGAGGCGGCGCCCATGGAGCAGCCTCTGCTGTGGTACTGGGCGCGCACGGCGCTGAACGTGGTGGTGATGTTGCTACTGACCCTGGGCTTCATGCGCATGGTGCAGGATCGGCGCGAAGCCCGAAGCCGCCGCGCTGCGCTGCGGGACCCTCTCACCCGTATGCTCAACCGCCGCGCTCTGGTGAGGGCGCTGGAGCATTGCATTAAGGATGCTGGCCGCCAGGCCCATCCTCTGGCATTGCTGCTGATCGATGTGGACCATTTCAAGCGGGTGAATGACACGCATGGTCATATCTCCGGCGACAAGGTGCTGCGCCATGTCAGCCGGGTGCTGGCCAGCAATGTGCGCTCGGATGTGTATCTCGGGCGCTTCGGTGGGGAAGAGTTCGTGATCGTCTGCCCCGGCACAGGCATGGAGGAGGCACAGATTCTTGCTGAGCGACTGATTCTGGCCGTGCGCTCATCGAGCGTGCTCATCAAAGGCCATGCGCTGCAGGTGACGGTCAGCATTGGCGGTTTTGCAGGCGCCGTGGGAGCACATACTCCATGGGAGACACTGCTGGAGGCGGCGGACAGTGCCATGTACCGTGCCAAGGCGTCCGGGCGCAATTGCGTTGTCATGCACCGCCAGCTGCCGGTGCCGCCCGCGGAAAGCAGTACGCCGCTTTGGCGGGAAAGCCGGGCTTGA